From the genome of Ralstonia pickettii, one region includes:
- a CDS encoding 23S rRNA (adenine(2030)-N(6))-methyltransferase RlmJ, with amino-acid sequence MLSYRHAFHAGNHADVLKHAVLVQMLDYLTQKDKPFWYIDTHAGAGLYALDHEWAQKKAEFDTGIGPLWRAAESGETLPPLLDAYLDEVRELNPNGELRHYPGSPWLAWQMLRDADRLRLFELHSSEIKVLSNNFRGAGRKVMLYDGDGFAGIKAILPPPPRRALVLIDPSFEDKQDYARTVQSLQDSLQRFATGMYAVWYPLVQRREAAQFPSRLKQLRPKDWLHVTLTVRHPVEGGLGLHGSGMFIVNPPWTLKAQLQEAMPTLVRLLGQDDGAKFMLEGESS; translated from the coding sequence ATGCTCAGTTACCGCCACGCCTTCCACGCCGGCAATCACGCCGATGTCCTCAAGCACGCCGTGCTTGTGCAGATGCTCGATTACCTCACGCAGAAGGACAAGCCGTTCTGGTACATCGACACGCACGCCGGCGCCGGCCTCTACGCGCTGGACCACGAATGGGCGCAGAAGAAGGCCGAATTCGATACCGGCATCGGCCCCTTGTGGCGCGCGGCCGAAAGCGGCGAAACGCTGCCGCCGCTGCTCGATGCCTACCTCGACGAGGTGCGCGAACTGAACCCGAACGGCGAACTCCGGCACTACCCTGGCTCGCCGTGGCTGGCGTGGCAGATGCTGCGCGACGCCGATCGCCTGCGCCTGTTCGAGCTGCACAGCTCCGAAATCAAGGTGCTGTCCAACAACTTCCGTGGTGCCGGGCGCAAGGTCATGCTGTATGACGGCGACGGCTTTGCCGGCATCAAGGCGATCCTGCCGCCGCCGCCGCGCCGTGCGCTGGTGCTGATCGATCCGTCCTTCGAAGACAAGCAGGATTACGCCCGCACCGTGCAATCGCTGCAAGACAGCCTGCAGCGCTTTGCGACCGGCATGTATGCGGTCTGGTATCCGCTCGTGCAGCGGCGGGAAGCCGCGCAATTTCCCTCGCGCCTGAAGCAGTTGCGCCCCAAGGATTGGCTGCACGTCACGCTCACCGTCCGGCACCCGGTCGAGGGCGGCCTGGGCCTGCACGGCAGCGGCATGTTCATCGTCAACCCGCCGTGGACGTTGAAGGCGCAGCTGCAGGAAGCCATGCCCACGCTGGTGCGCCTGCTCGGCCAGGACGACGGCGCCAAGTTCATGCTGGAAGGCGAATCCAGTTAA
- the ppk2 gene encoding polyphosphate kinase 2, translating into MSERDAARQARLQEDLLDTLDEELEMEIDDHLLGGGEGITDEARETRRMYFRELFRLQGELVKLQDWVIETGHRLVVIFEGRDAAGKGGAIKRITQRLNPRVCRVAALPAPTNRERTQWYFQRYVAHLPAAGEIVLFDRSWYNRAGVERVMGFCTDEEYEEFFRSVPEFEKMLVRSGIQIVKYWFSVTDEEQEVRFQSRIDDPLKQWKLSPMDLESRRRWEAYTQAKEAMLERSHIPESPWWVVLADDKKRARLNCIHHLLGQVPYHPVPHPPVLLPERVHHAEYIRHPVPEEMIVPNVY; encoded by the coding sequence ATGAGCGAACGCGACGCAGCCCGGCAGGCGCGCCTGCAGGAAGACCTCCTCGACACGCTTGACGAAGAGCTGGAGATGGAAATCGACGACCACCTGCTCGGCGGCGGCGAAGGCATTACCGATGAAGCGCGCGAAACGCGTCGCATGTACTTCCGCGAGCTGTTCCGTCTGCAAGGCGAACTCGTCAAGCTGCAGGACTGGGTGATCGAGACCGGCCACCGCCTGGTGGTGATCTTCGAAGGGCGCGACGCCGCCGGCAAGGGCGGCGCCATCAAGCGCATCACGCAACGGCTGAACCCGCGCGTGTGCCGCGTGGCCGCACTGCCGGCGCCCACCAACCGCGAACGCACGCAGTGGTACTTCCAGCGCTACGTGGCGCATCTGCCCGCCGCGGGTGAGATCGTCCTGTTCGATCGCAGCTGGTACAACCGCGCCGGCGTCGAACGCGTGATGGGCTTTTGCACCGACGAGGAATACGAAGAGTTCTTCCGCTCCGTCCCCGAGTTCGAAAAGATGCTCGTGCGCTCGGGCATCCAGATCGTCAAGTACTGGTTTTCGGTCACCGATGAAGAGCAGGAAGTGCGGTTCCAGAGCCGTATCGACGATCCGCTCAAGCAGTGGAAGCTGAGCCCGATGGACCTGGAAAGCCGCCGCCGCTGGGAAGCCTATACGCAGGCCAAGGAGGCGATGCTCGAGCGCTCGCACATTCCCGAATCGCCCTGGTGGGTGGTGCTGGCCGACGACAAGAAGCGCGCGCGCCTGAATTGCATCCACCACTTGCTGGGGCAGGTGCCTTACCACCCGGTACCGCATCCGCCGGTGCTGCTGCCGGAGCGCGTGCACCACGCGGAGTACATCCGTCACCCGGTGCCGGAAGAGATGATCGTGCCGAACGTGTACTGA
- a CDS encoding inorganic phosphate transporter, with translation MSHPLSVQPGAVPGRFRNLGIAAFLLMLVGGAAYVVSHLVTDLESVSTSSALPFVLLGIALLIALGFEFVNGFHDTANAVATVIYTHSLSPHLAVVWSGAWNFAGVLVSSGAVAFGILQLLPVELILQVGSHSGFAMVFALLIAAIIWNLATWYLGLPSSSSHTLIGSIIGVGLMNQLLHGANGTSGVDWSQALGVGKSLLFSPIIGFLLAGLLLWVLKAAVRVPALYAEPEGNQPPPFWIRALLILTCTGVSFAHGSNDGQKGMGLIMLILIGTVPTVYALNRALTPAETQTFLAVSHQTAATFGKYTNGMAPSANPRADVETYVQKRVLTPATLPAVQALTNSIAAQVGETGSIAAVPQNEVDNVRNNMYLASEAIRLLKKSGQPAIAKDDQAIIDNYKQQLDHATKFIPTWVKVAVAIALGLGTMVGWKRIVITVGEKIGKQHLTYGQGASAELVAMVTIGAADAYGLPVSTTHVLSSGVAGTMAANGSGLQWNTVRSLLLAWVLTLPASIVLAGGLYWLFRAIF, from the coding sequence ATGTCGCATCCCCTCTCTGTCCAGCCCGGGGCCGTGCCCGGGCGCTTCCGCAACCTCGGTATTGCAGCGTTCTTGCTCATGCTGGTGGGCGGCGCCGCCTACGTGGTGAGCCATCTGGTGACCGATCTGGAAAGCGTGTCCACCAGTTCGGCGCTGCCGTTCGTGCTGCTGGGCATTGCGCTGCTGATCGCGCTGGGCTTTGAGTTCGTCAACGGGTTTCACGACACGGCCAATGCGGTGGCCACCGTCATCTATACGCATTCGCTGTCGCCGCACCTGGCGGTGGTGTGGTCGGGCGCGTGGAATTTTGCCGGGGTGCTGGTGTCCAGCGGCGCTGTGGCCTTCGGCATCCTGCAGCTGCTGCCGGTGGAGCTGATCCTGCAGGTGGGCAGCCACTCGGGCTTTGCGATGGTGTTTGCGCTGCTGATCGCGGCCATCATCTGGAACCTGGCGACGTGGTATCTGGGCCTGCCGTCCTCCAGCTCGCACACGCTCATCGGCTCGATCATCGGCGTGGGCCTGATGAACCAGCTCCTGCACGGCGCGAACGGCACCAGTGGCGTGGACTGGAGCCAGGCGCTGGGCGTGGGCAAGTCGCTGCTGTTTTCGCCCATCATCGGCTTTCTGCTGGCCGGGTTGCTGCTGTGGGTGCTGAAGGCCGCGGTGCGTGTGCCCGCCCTCTATGCCGAGCCCGAGGGCAACCAACCGCCGCCGTTCTGGATCCGCGCGCTGCTCATCCTCACGTGCACGGGCGTGTCGTTCGCGCACGGCTCCAACGACGGGCAGAAGGGCATGGGCCTGATCATGCTGATCCTGATCGGCACGGTGCCCACCGTCTACGCGCTCAACCGCGCGCTCACGCCGGCCGAGACGCAGACCTTCCTGGCGGTGTCGCATCAGACTGCGGCCACCTTCGGCAAATACACCAACGGTATGGCGCCGTCGGCCAATCCGCGTGCCGACGTCGAAACCTACGTGCAGAAACGCGTGCTGACGCCCGCCACGCTGCCGGCCGTGCAGGCGTTGACGAACAGCATTGCCGCGCAGGTCGGCGAGACCGGCTCGATTGCCGCCGTGCCGCAAAACGAAGTGGATAACGTGCGCAACAACATGTACCTGGCATCCGAGGCCATCCGTCTGCTCAAGAAGAGCGGCCAGCCCGCCATTGCCAAGGATGACCAGGCCATCATCGACAACTACAAGCAGCAGCTCGACCACGCCACGAAGTTCATCCCCACGTGGGTGAAGGTGGCTGTGGCGATTGCGCTTGGCCTGGGAACGATGGTGGGCTGGAAGCGCATCGTCATCACCGTGGGCGAGAAGATCGGCAAGCAGCACCTGACGTACGGGCAGGGCGCCTCGGCCGAACTGGTGGCCATGGTGACGATCGGCGCAGCCGATGCGTATGGCCTGCCGGTATCGACCACGCATGTGCTGTCGTCCGGCGTGGCGGGCACGATGGCGGCCAACGGCTCGGGGCTGCAGTGGAATACCGTGCGCAGCCTGCTGCTGGCCTGGGTGCTGACGCTGCCCGCATCGATCGTGCTGGCGGGCGGCTTGTACTGGCTGTTCCGCGCAATCTTCTGA
- a CDS encoding acylphosphatase, whose product MSAIAQVIVTVQGRVQGVGYRAACAHRARLLGLRGWVRNRRDGAVEAFLAGPEANVLSMREWMWVGPDSAHVTQLDVVTGDHEAPVPGFEIRPTV is encoded by the coding sequence ATGTCCGCCATTGCACAAGTGATCGTTACCGTACAAGGCCGCGTGCAGGGCGTCGGCTACCGCGCGGCGTGTGCCCACCGCGCCCGTCTGCTTGGCTTGCGCGGCTGGGTGCGGAATCGCCGCGACGGGGCGGTGGAGGCCTTCTTGGCGGGCCCGGAGGCCAATGTGCTCAGCATGCGGGAATGGATGTGGGTAGGGCCCGACAGCGCCCACGTCACGCAGCTGGACGTGGTGACGGGCGATCATGAGGCGCCCGTGCCGGGTTTCGAGATCCGCCCCACAGTGTAA
- a CDS encoding ABC transporter permease has protein sequence MQQNDNETTIRGRLGTTFGTNFGVNFGNLLTAPPNRFDLALLPIILAAIVLVAYAAKQMNVPYTPGEHLDVSLDVIELPYYLLRTSIRMLLALGASLAFSFAFAAIASKNRTAEKVMVPALDILQSIPVLGFLSITVTGFIALFPGNLVGVECAAIFAIFTSQAWNMAFSLYQSFRTIPTDLEEAATVFRLSKWQRFWRLEVPFAMPGLLWNMMMSMSGGWFFVVASEAISVSGHDIKLPGIGSYISLAIQQQNLPAIGWAILAMLIGIILYDQLLFRPLIAWADRFRFDTMSSEREPQSWLLDLLRRSEWVKALLERTAALAEHTLSWGAERTRPTAAGSNGFLPRFPWSHRVADVVIILAALMAVAHVLQFVRSEVGWAEVGHVFWLGFLTMLRVILLIALAALVWVPIGIRIGLNPNVARIAQPVAQFLAAFPANLMFPLAVMLIARFALNPEIWLSPLMIFGTQWYILFNVIAGASAIPTELKLAARNFGLRGWLLWKRFLIPAVFPNLLTGLVTAAGGSWNASIVSEYVSWGDRTLVATGLGSYIAEMTAKGDFPRIALGIAVMSLFVVGFNRLLWNRLYDIAQERTRL, from the coding sequence ATGCAGCAGAACGACAACGAAACCACCATCCGGGGCCGCTTGGGTACCACCTTCGGTACCAACTTTGGCGTCAACTTCGGCAACCTGCTGACGGCGCCGCCCAACCGCTTCGACCTGGCGCTGCTGCCGATCATCCTGGCCGCCATCGTGCTCGTGGCGTATGCCGCCAAGCAGATGAACGTGCCATACACGCCCGGCGAACACCTGGACGTCAGCCTCGACGTCATTGAACTGCCCTATTACCTGCTGCGCACCAGCATCCGCATGCTGCTGGCGCTGGGCGCGTCGCTGGCGTTCTCGTTTGCGTTTGCCGCCATCGCGTCCAAGAACCGCACGGCCGAGAAGGTGATGGTGCCGGCGCTGGACATCCTGCAATCGATTCCGGTGCTGGGTTTCCTGTCGATCACCGTCACGGGTTTCATTGCGCTGTTCCCGGGCAACTTGGTGGGTGTGGAATGCGCGGCCATCTTCGCCATCTTCACGTCGCAGGCGTGGAACATGGCGTTCTCGTTGTACCAATCGTTCCGCACCATCCCGACCGACCTGGAAGAAGCCGCCACGGTGTTCCGCCTGTCGAAGTGGCAGCGCTTCTGGCGCCTGGAAGTGCCGTTCGCCATGCCGGGCCTCCTGTGGAACATGATGATGTCGATGTCGGGCGGCTGGTTCTTCGTGGTGGCGTCGGAAGCCATCTCGGTGTCGGGCCACGACATCAAGCTGCCGGGCATCGGCTCGTACATTTCCCTGGCGATCCAGCAGCAGAACCTGCCGGCCATCGGCTGGGCCATCCTGGCCATGCTGATCGGCATCATCCTGTACGACCAGCTGCTGTTCCGCCCGCTGATCGCCTGGGCAGACCGCTTCCGCTTCGACACGATGTCGTCGGAGCGCGAGCCGCAATCGTGGCTGCTGGATCTGCTGCGCCGTTCCGAGTGGGTCAAGGCACTGCTGGAGCGCACCGCTGCCCTGGCCGAGCACACGCTGTCCTGGGGGGCCGAACGCACGCGGCCCACGGCTGCCGGTTCGAACGGATTCCTGCCGCGCTTCCCGTGGTCGCACCGCGTTGCCGATGTGGTCATCATCCTGGCCGCGCTGATGGCGGTGGCGCACGTGCTGCAGTTCGTGCGCTCCGAGGTGGGCTGGGCCGAGGTCGGCCACGTCTTCTGGCTCGGTTTCCTGACCATGCTGCGCGTGATCCTGCTGATTGCGCTGGCCGCGCTGGTGTGGGTGCCGATCGGCATCCGCATCGGCCTGAACCCGAACGTGGCGCGCATCGCCCAGCCGGTGGCGCAGTTCCTGGCGGCGTTCCCGGCCAACCTGATGTTCCCGCTGGCGGTCATGCTCATCGCGCGCTTCGCGCTCAACCCTGAAATCTGGTTGAGCCCGCTGATGATTTTCGGCACGCAGTGGTACATCCTGTTCAACGTGATTGCCGGCGCGTCGGCCATCCCGACCGAACTCAAACTGGCGGCCCGCAACTTCGGCCTGCGCGGCTGGCTGCTGTGGAAGCGCTTCCTCATTCCCGCCGTGTTCCCCAACCTGCTGACGGGCCTGGTGACGGCCGCCGGCGGTTCGTGGAACGCCAGCATCGTCTCCGAATATGTGTCCTGGGGCGACCGCACGCTCGTGGCAACAGGCCTGGGCAGCTACATCGCAGAGATGACGGCCAAGGGCGACTTCCCGCGCATTGCCCTCGGGATTGCCGTGATGAGCCTGTTCGTGGTCGGTTTCAACCGGCTGCTGTGGAACCGCCTCTACGACATAGCGCAAGAGCGCACCCGCCTGTAA
- a CDS encoding ABC transporter ATP-binding protein, which translates to MVTTSTHSQNAESVMELRGVSKIFRTADHTDRAVLEGVDLNLRQGEIVAMLGKSGSGKSTLLRIMAGLVRADRGQVLFRGREYSGPVQGIAMVFQSFALFPWLTVQQNVELGLEAQGVPKAEREERAEQAIDLIGLSGFNSALPRELSGGMRQRVGIARALVTEPDLLLMDEAFSALDVLTGENLRDEMLDLWEDRRTNIKSILIVSHNIEEAVMMADRIVILSSDPGRIRAEVRVPFPRPRNRDSAAVRNLIDEVYGLMTSPQRVGVHLGVEPAAEELAYRLPDAEIGQMEAILDLLVEAPFNGRADLPHLAEEAGVTDDDLLPACEALALLQLATIERGDIIVTPFGKTYMETEPPERKVLFGQKLLERVALAAHIRAELEANEDGEIREEHVLRELEAYLKPEEAERVLKIGIEWGRYGEVYEYVYNTGMLTLPREEREEREEREAQDGGDNAA; encoded by the coding sequence ATGGTTACCACCAGCACCCATAGCCAGAACGCTGAAAGCGTCATGGAGCTGCGCGGCGTCTCGAAGATCTTCCGCACCGCAGACCACACAGACCGCGCCGTGCTCGAAGGCGTGGACCTCAACCTGCGCCAGGGTGAGATCGTCGCCATGCTGGGCAAATCCGGCTCGGGCAAATCGACGCTGCTGCGCATCATGGCGGGTCTGGTGCGCGCCGATCGCGGGCAGGTGCTGTTTCGTGGGCGTGAATACTCCGGCCCCGTGCAGGGCATTGCGATGGTGTTCCAGTCGTTTGCGCTGTTTCCGTGGCTGACGGTGCAGCAAAACGTGGAGTTGGGCCTGGAGGCGCAAGGCGTGCCCAAGGCCGAGCGTGAAGAGCGGGCTGAACAGGCCATCGACCTGATCGGCCTGTCCGGCTTCAACAGCGCCCTGCCACGCGAACTCTCCGGTGGCATGCGCCAACGTGTGGGCATTGCGCGCGCGCTGGTGACCGAGCCCGACCTGCTGCTGATGGACGAAGCGTTCTCGGCCCTCGACGTGCTGACCGGCGAAAACCTGCGCGACGAAATGCTCGACCTGTGGGAAGACCGCCGCACCAACATCAAGAGCATCCTCATCGTTTCGCACAACATTGAAGAGGCGGTGATGATGGCCGACCGCATCGTCATCCTGTCGAGCGATCCGGGGCGCATCCGTGCGGAGGTGCGCGTGCCCTTCCCGCGCCCGCGCAATCGCGATTCCGCCGCCGTGCGCAACCTCATCGACGAGGTGTATGGGCTGATGACGTCGCCCCAGCGCGTGGGCGTGCATCTGGGCGTCGAGCCTGCAGCCGAGGAGCTGGCCTACCGCCTGCCCGATGCCGAGATCGGCCAGATGGAGGCCATTCTCGACCTGCTGGTCGAAGCGCCGTTCAACGGCCGTGCCGACCTGCCGCACCTGGCAGAAGAAGCCGGCGTGACCGACGACGACCTGCTGCCCGCGTGCGAAGCGCTGGCCCTGCTGCAACTGGCCACCATCGAACGCGGCGACATCATCGTCACGCCGTTCGGCAAGACCTACATGGAAACCGAGCCGCCCGAGCGCAAGGTGCTGTTCGGCCAGAAGCTGCTGGAGCGCGTGGCCCTGGCCGCGCACATCCGCGCCGAGCTGGAAGCCAACGAAGACGGCGAGATCCGCGAAGAGCATGTGCTGCGCGAACTTGAGGCGTACCTCAAGCCCGAAGAAGCCGAGCGCGTGCTCAAGATCGGCATCGAATGGGGCCGCTACGGCGAGGTGTACGAGTACGTGTACAACACCGGCATGCTGACCCTGCCCCGTGAAGAGCGCGAGGAACGCGAAGAGCGTGAAGCGCAGGATGGTGGGGACAACGCAGCGTAA